Proteins from a genomic interval of Paenibacillus sp. RC334:
- a CDS encoding SDR family oxidoreductase, whose translation MAKSNQTQQTLPPQHQEQQPGIESKMSPAPQFEKSTYKAAGKLTGKVALISGGDSGIGRAVAVTYAKEGADVAIVYLNEHKDAEETKRQVEQEDRKCVLIPGDIGDDQFAKKAVQQTVNELGKLDIVVNNAAEQHPQQKLEDITKEQLERTFRTNIFGMFFLTQAALPHLKKGSAIVNTTSITAYAGNKTLIDYSSTKGAITSFTRSLSLNLVDQGIRVNAVAPGPVWTPLIPSTFDAKTVSEFGGAQPMKRPGQPEELAPAYVYLASDDSSYVSGQVIHINGGEVVNG comes from the coding sequence ATGGCCAAAAGCAATCAGACCCAACAAACCTTGCCCCCGCAGCACCAAGAACAGCAACCGGGGATCGAGTCCAAAATGTCGCCTGCACCTCAGTTTGAGAAGTCAACCTATAAGGCGGCTGGCAAGCTAACAGGCAAAGTCGCACTCATTAGCGGTGGAGATAGTGGAATTGGACGCGCTGTAGCTGTTACGTACGCCAAGGAAGGTGCTGACGTAGCTATCGTCTATCTGAACGAGCATAAGGATGCAGAAGAGACGAAGCGTCAGGTAGAGCAGGAGGACCGCAAATGCGTGCTGATCCCCGGCGATATCGGAGATGACCAATTTGCCAAAAAAGCGGTTCAGCAGACGGTTAACGAGCTGGGCAAGCTGGACATTGTCGTGAACAATGCCGCAGAGCAGCATCCACAGCAAAAGCTGGAAGATATCACGAAAGAGCAGCTGGAGCGTACATTCCGCACGAACATTTTCGGCATGTTCTTCCTGACGCAAGCGGCATTGCCGCATTTGAAGAAAGGCAGCGCAATTGTTAACACCACGTCGATTACGGCCTATGCCGGGAACAAGACACTCATTGATTATTCATCCACCAAAGGGGCGATTACTTCATTCACCCGTTCTCTTTCGCTCAATTTGGTCGATCAAGGCATTCGGGTAAACGCTGTCGCGCCGGGGCCGGTCTGGACACCGCTAATCCCTTCGACCTTTGATGCCAAGACCGTCAGTGAGTTCGGAGGCGCGCAGCCGATGAAGCGTCCCGGTCAGCCGGAGGAATTGGCACCAGCCTATGTGTACCTTGCCTCGGATGATTCATCTTATGTCAGCGGACAGGTCATCCATATCAACGGCGGCGAAGTCGTCAACGGATAA